One region of Marivirga arenosa genomic DNA includes:
- the ruvA gene encoding Holliday junction branch migration protein RuvA yields the protein MISFLKGQIIELEPTHLIIEVGGVGYHVNIPLSAYDAFKSQKEARVLTHFHVKEDAQTLYGFFLPEERAVFLDLIGISGIGPSTAIGMLSAMNPNEIKSAIVAENVKQIQSIKGIGGKTAQRVILELKDRYKKEDLITESAQTSTISNNSLRKEALSALINLGFAKNSAEKVIDKILQANKENITLEQLIKQALKSA from the coding sequence ATGATATCATTTTTAAAAGGCCAAATAATAGAATTAGAACCTACTCACCTCATCATTGAAGTTGGGGGGGTAGGTTATCATGTTAATATTCCGCTTTCTGCCTATGATGCTTTCAAAAGTCAAAAGGAAGCCCGCGTATTAACACATTTCCATGTAAAAGAAGATGCTCAAACTTTATATGGTTTTTTTCTGCCAGAAGAAAGAGCCGTATTTTTAGATTTGATTGGGATTTCAGGAATAGGCCCATCCACAGCAATTGGGATGCTTTCCGCTATGAATCCTAATGAAATTAAGTCAGCAATTGTAGCTGAAAATGTAAAACAAATTCAATCGATTAAAGGAATTGGAGGAAAAACAGCCCAGAGGGTAATTCTTGAATTAAAAGATCGATATAAAAAAGAAGATTTAATTACTGAATCTGCTCAAACTTCTACTATTTCAAACAATAGCTTGCGCAAGGAAGCGTTATCAGCATTGATAAATTTAGGATTCGCTAAAAATTCTGCTGAAAAGGTTATTGATAAGATATTGCAAGCTAATAAGGAAAATATTACTTTAGAGCAATTAATAAAGCAAGCCTTAAAATCAGCTTAA
- a CDS encoding NADP-dependent malic enzyme — MAKKVRKQDALNYHMQGTPGKIEVVPTKMLSSQSDLALAYSPGVAEPCKEIEKDSENAYKYTAKGNLVGVVSNGTAVLGLGDIGPDASKPVMEGKGVLFKKFAGIDVFDIEINEKDPKKLIEIVKSLEPTFGGINLEDIKAPECFEVETALKEQMNIPVMHDDQHGTAIISGAALINALELVDKKIEDIKIVVLGAGAAAISCSKLYNSLGAKLENIYMFDRKGLLTKDRDDLSEMGKLFAQDKSDINDVKDAMKGADVFLGLSAGNVIDKSHIKAMADNPIVFALANPDPEIPYAEAMSARKDIIMATGRSDHPNQVNNVIGFPYIFRGALDVRATAINEEMKLAAAYAIAELAKQPVPELINKAYDDQKIVFGREYLIPKPLDPRLITTISPAVAKAAMDSGVAKTRITNWSQYDVDLQKRIGVDQKLMNRILTIAKKDPKRVVFAEADNANILKAVQMVIDEGIAEPILLGNKQKIESLIKTHQLDLHDVKIIDNYIDDKKREEYGKVYYNKRKRKGVTQYEAVKIMRERNYFGSMMVELGEADAMISGLTKDYPKTIRPALEIIGAEAGKRVAGMYILLTKKGTFFFSDTTVNTNPTVDELVEIIGLTARGAKVFGFEPRMAVLSYSNFGSSKGDIPEKTAKARAIAKERWPDLIIDGDIQANIAVNEELLKETYPFSELAEKGANTFIFPNLASGNIAYKLLMELGNAEAIGPILLGMNKPVHILQLGSSIREIVNMVAISVVDAQDHQNRMKS; from the coding sequence ATGGCTAAAAAAGTTCGTAAGCAAGATGCTTTAAATTATCATATGCAGGGTACTCCAGGTAAAATTGAGGTTGTACCTACAAAAATGTTAAGTTCTCAATCTGATTTAGCATTGGCCTACTCTCCTGGGGTTGCTGAACCTTGTAAGGAGATTGAAAAAGATAGTGAAAATGCTTATAAATATACTGCTAAAGGAAATTTAGTAGGCGTAGTATCAAATGGTACAGCAGTATTAGGATTAGGGGATATTGGTCCGGATGCTTCAAAACCTGTAATGGAGGGGAAAGGAGTACTTTTTAAAAAATTTGCTGGAATTGATGTATTTGATATTGAAATCAATGAAAAAGATCCTAAAAAGCTTATTGAAATCGTAAAATCCTTAGAGCCTACTTTTGGTGGGATCAATTTAGAGGACATAAAAGCTCCCGAATGCTTCGAAGTTGAAACCGCATTAAAGGAACAAATGAATATTCCTGTCATGCATGATGATCAGCATGGAACGGCTATCATATCGGGTGCTGCACTAATCAATGCATTGGAGTTAGTTGATAAGAAAATTGAAGACATCAAAATTGTTGTATTAGGTGCAGGAGCAGCTGCTATATCTTGTTCAAAACTATATAATTCCTTAGGTGCTAAGCTTGAAAACATTTATATGTTTGACAGAAAGGGCTTACTTACTAAAGACAGAGATGACTTGAGTGAGATGGGAAAACTATTTGCTCAGGATAAATCAGATATCAATGATGTGAAGGATGCAATGAAAGGAGCCGATGTATTTTTGGGACTTTCTGCAGGAAATGTTATTGACAAAAGTCATATAAAAGCCATGGCGGATAATCCAATTGTATTTGCCCTAGCTAATCCTGATCCAGAGATTCCTTATGCAGAAGCAATGTCTGCAAGAAAAGATATTATTATGGCTACAGGAAGATCTGATCATCCTAATCAGGTGAATAATGTGATCGGATTCCCATATATTTTTAGAGGGGCATTGGATGTTAGAGCAACAGCCATAAATGAAGAAATGAAGTTAGCGGCTGCTTATGCAATTGCTGAATTGGCAAAGCAGCCAGTTCCAGAATTGATTAATAAAGCATATGATGATCAAAAGATTGTATTTGGTAGAGAGTATTTAATTCCAAAACCGCTGGATCCTCGATTGATTACTACTATTTCACCTGCAGTTGCAAAAGCTGCAATGGATTCTGGAGTGGCTAAAACTAGAATCACTAATTGGTCTCAATATGATGTAGATTTACAAAAGAGAATTGGGGTTGATCAGAAGTTGATGAATAGAATTTTAACCATTGCTAAAAAAGATCCTAAGAGAGTAGTTTTTGCTGAAGCGGATAATGCCAACATACTCAAAGCGGTACAAATGGTAATAGATGAGGGTATTGCTGAACCAATTCTTTTAGGAAATAAGCAGAAAATTGAATCCTTAATTAAGACGCATCAACTAGACTTACACGATGTAAAAATCATTGATAATTACATTGATGACAAGAAAAGAGAGGAATATGGTAAAGTCTACTACAATAAGAGAAAACGTAAGGGGGTAACCCAATACGAAGCTGTCAAAATTATGCGTGAAAGAAATTATTTTGGTAGTATGATGGTAGAGTTAGGAGAAGCAGATGCAATGATCTCTGGTTTAACTAAGGATTATCCAAAAACTATCCGTCCAGCACTTGAAATAATTGGAGCAGAGGCAGGAAAGCGAGTTGCAGGTATGTATATCTTACTTACCAAAAAGGGAACTTTCTTCTTCTCAGACACTACAGTAAATACAAACCCAACTGTAGATGAATTAGTGGAGATTATTGGTTTAACTGCCAGAGGAGCAAAAGTTTTTGGTTTTGAGCCAAGAATGGCGGTGCTTTCATATTCTAACTTTGGAAGTAGTAAAGGTGATATACCAGAGAAAACAGCTAAAGCAAGAGCTATAGCAAAAGAAAGGTGGCCAGATTTAATTATTGATGGAGATATTCAAGCCAATATAGCCGTTAATGAAGAGTTATTAAAGGAAACTTATCCTTTTTCTGAATTGGCCGAAAAAGGGGCTAATACCTTTATATTCCCTAATCTAGCTTCTGGTAATATTGCCTACAAGCTTTTGATGGAATTAGGAAATGCGGAAGCAATAGGACCAATTTTATTAGGTATGAATAAGCCAGTTCACATTCTACAACTTGGCAGTTCTATTCGTGAAATTGTGAATATGGTAGCTATTTCTGTAGTAGATGCTCAAGACCATCAGAATAGGATGAAATCATGA
- a CDS encoding DUF4837 family protein: MHLLKKSYNLFLIVLLSLFIFSCNNDKKAGEKSENSTMQKARGESGEVILVIPPSLWDGELGNLLREILVSKVEVLPQDEALYDLKPVDPSKFNSVFKASQNLMFVATLDNNKPEGKYMKKYFTENSLNQIEQNPNLFSFNQEDVYARGQEVLYLFGRNEKELIKNIKANRDGIKEFFNDKEAERLISNYKKTAQKGIMNYIEDSLNLELMIPAGFDIAIKQDDFVWLRELGNDEEFNIWIVKMPYTDESIFDPANIKSLRNELGQKYITDEDIPDLYLTSQDEVEFVIDTINLNNNYTLRTRGLWKYSDNSRGGAFVGYLFANEDSGDLYFMEGYLDAPGESKRESMRKLKAIMGTAKFPESIED, encoded by the coding sequence AATCATATAATCTATTTTTAATAGTATTACTATCTCTTTTTATTTTCTCATGTAATAATGATAAAAAAGCTGGTGAGAAAAGTGAAAATTCCACTATGCAAAAGGCAAGAGGTGAATCAGGAGAAGTAATATTAGTAATACCACCTAGCCTTTGGGATGGTGAACTAGGAAATTTATTAAGAGAAATTCTTGTGTCAAAAGTTGAAGTTCTACCACAAGATGAAGCCCTTTATGATCTAAAACCTGTAGATCCGAGTAAATTTAATAGTGTCTTCAAAGCCTCACAGAATTTGATGTTTGTGGCAACTCTAGATAATAATAAGCCGGAAGGGAAATACATGAAAAAGTATTTTACTGAAAACTCATTGAATCAAATTGAGCAAAATCCAAACCTTTTCTCTTTTAATCAAGAAGACGTTTATGCTCGTGGTCAAGAGGTATTGTATTTATTTGGTCGTAATGAGAAAGAATTAATCAAGAATATAAAAGCTAACCGTGATGGAATTAAAGAGTTTTTCAATGATAAGGAAGCAGAAAGATTAATTTCAAATTATAAGAAAACAGCTCAGAAGGGGATTATGAATTATATTGAGGATTCCTTAAATCTTGAGTTAATGATTCCAGCAGGATTCGATATTGCAATCAAACAAGATGATTTTGTTTGGCTAAGAGAATTGGGCAATGATGAAGAATTTAATATCTGGATTGTAAAAATGCCTTATACGGATGAATCAATTTTTGACCCCGCTAATATTAAATCTTTAAGAAATGAATTAGGACAAAAGTATATCACAGATGAAGACATACCTGATTTATACTTAACCAGTCAGGATGAAGTAGAATTTGTGATAGATACAATCAATTTAAATAATAACTACACATTAAGAACGAGAGGGTTATGGAAGTATTCCGATAATTCTCGTGGGGGTGCTTTTGTAGGTTATTTATTTGCAAATGAAGACTCCGGTGATTTGTACTTTATGGAAGGCTATCTTGATGCTCCAGGAGAATCAAAGCGTGAATCCATGCGTAAATTAAAAGCAATTATGGGTACCGCTAAATTTCCTGAAAGTATAGAGGATTAA